In Gopherus evgoodei ecotype Sinaloan lineage chromosome 7, rGopEvg1_v1.p, whole genome shotgun sequence, the sequence cccctgctttaACCGCTAGACCCCTCTTCTTGTACTGTACCTAGAAATCATGTTCAgctgagctgggggcagggtggccTGGCTTTGCTCACCCTGCAGAGACCTTTctgtccagcccctcccctgtggATGCCTGCTGCAAATTCACACTGAGGGGCCTCCCCAGGGACTGTAGGCCATACAGGGCCTCTGACGCATGGGGGAGCATGAGCCAGACTGCACACCCAGTTTGCAGCCACAAGCATCTCCCCTGGCGGAGAAATCTGTATCGCTGCCATTCAGCCTTTGGCGAGTAGAGGGCACTCTGGGATCAGGTGTTTTCATTAGCCTGggctgggaaagggaaggaattctctgcctctgctccagcctcTTATACCTGTGTGTAGCCTGTTGCACTGACTGCAAGGGAGAGTGCTCCCTACTgagtccccaccccactcccctgttAGCTGCCCGGTGTCGGTGCCTCACCCCTGAGCTGGCAGCATCCTCAGTGTGAATCCCAGCTCCTGCATGTGCCCTGGTCTGCGTGGGCTGGGGGCGAGTCCCTGGAAGGGATGGTAGCGCAGCTGATACAGGCTACAGCTGCCAGGCTGGGCATGGCTaggaccagggctgcccagagaagtGCCCAGTCCCTTCCCAGATCCATGCCACAGGATTGCAGCAGAGCCAGCAACTGTGCCAGGCCCTGGAAGGAGGCAAAGGCCCCAAGCAGCTCACTTGTAGCACAGAGCCTCCCCCGGCATCTGCAGACCCCCTCCAGGGCCCCCAAGTCCTCCTCCTCAAGCCTTgccaccccacagagccccctaaGCCGCCCTGTCACTTATCTGCAAGGCTTCATTGCCCTGGCCTTTACTCAGTCTCCTGGGAGGACCCCTATTTCTCTGCCAGTCCCAAGCTTATCCTTTCCCAGGGCGAGTGCCACAGCTCTCCGACTCTTTTGGACTCCAGGCCCCTCTTTGTCACTGTGTGCGCTGAGCTCAGATCCCGTAAATgcttccacctccctcctgccttGCCATCTGAAGTGGGTCCCCCTGCAGACAGACTCTGCTGTCTCATTCCCTCACCAGGTCCCAGAGCCTTGGGTTGTACAGTCCATGAGTCCCAGTGAATCCTCCCCTTCAACCTGTCTCCCCATCTCATTTTAGGGGCCATGGCACAGACACTCCTGCCTGGGACAGCCACAACCCAGAGTCCCCACAGGGTGAGTGAGGAGGCTGGTATCCCCCCACTCGGCATCCCTGAGTTAAACTCACAGCCCATACTGGGGTCTAGGGATGGTTCCAAAAGGCCTTACTGCTTATGTGTGAACTGCCCCCTTAGGCTCGTCGCAGGAGAAGGGTCTGGGGTGTGCAGCAGACTCAGGGGGATGTATAGGGGGTTGCCACTCTGATGGGAGATATTGCCACAAAGGGGGTAAAGGGGCAGGTGTCACTTGCGCTGGATTCTTTGTCAGAGTTGGTGGGGGCCGACCAGTTCTGTAGAATCTGCTTACGTGAGCTCAGGCTGTGGTTAGCGGACTGGGAGCTGTGTCGCATGGGTCATTCGGCAGATGAGATCATAGACAGTAGGTCTGGCTTGGAGTAAAAAACAATGGTGGGGACTGGCCCAAGTTGGGGCTGCACAAGCGGGTCACTTGTGGACTTAGGGCAAACCTGACTGGGAGAATGGTTGACTGCTGATGAAGTTGGCTCCTGTTGTGGGATCCTAAAGTCCTGAGATTGCAAGGCTGTAGCTGAATAGGGCATGAGTGGGCAGGCAAGCTGCTCCTGGGTCAGGACAATGGGGTGTAACAGGATGGGGCCTGCACCTCCAGGGGGAAGATCAGGCCTGGATAGACCTGAGGCTCATCAGGAGAACGCCTCTGGGCTAACCCATATGGAGGGTGATGTGCCCATGGCAGGTCTCAGCCCTCAGGTCCAGCGGGCTTGCTCTTGGGACAGATGGTGCCTCAGCCCCGGAGAGATGGATGGGAGGAGGGCCCAAGGGGTGGGAGACATGGTGCCAAGGAAACTCTCCCCTGCTCCAATGGAGCAGCCTCGATCAGTTTGGACCCAACGAGTCTAACCCCAAAGGGGCTGGTCCCTGGTTAAGGtgcctgcagtgaagacacattGAAACGGGGTACCAAGGAGGAGCCCTGAGTGGGGTGTATAAACCCTGCTCTGCCATAGTCGGTAAGGGCAGGCTAGCTCCCCGCAGCTGTGGCTAACTGGCTGACCAGCGAGGCTTGGGACAAGAGGTTGCTGCCCAGGCTAGTGGGAGCGGGGTTTGCCTgcgaggctcagggcttcccagTGTCAAACTggaggggcagcaggagctgggggaggctgcTGCAGGAGACCTGCCAGGCCGAAGAGGGCTCCCCTTCCCCTTCACAAGCTGGCAGAAGGCTGGCTCCTGGGTGGAATATGGCAGAAGGATTTTCAGGTAGCGGGAGCCACCTCCGAAAGGCCAGGGGCCTGGAGGCAGGTCAGAGGGCTGAGTTTCTGCCCCGCATAGGATTCCAGCAAATCTAGCTGCTTCGGCCCCCTGCCTTTCCCAGGCTGAGCTGATCCTGGCATGCAGGCGACTAATGCTGCCTGGAGGCGGGAAGCCCCTGCTGGAGTCTCCATTCAGGTGGACTCGCTGCAGAGCGGGGAGAAGGGGCCTTTGGGCTCTAGCTGCCCCCTCAGCGACAGAGAGCTGCAGAGCTCGCCCTTGTGAAATGCCACGCCTAGGGCTTGGCAAAGAGGTAGGGATCCTCCCAGGAGACTGGATGAAGGCTGGGGGACTGAACCCTTGCAGATTggacctcacccctgctccacagaGCCCCCACCCTCCAGAGACACATTAGCCCCCCAGCTACCCCACTTCCCATTCTCAGCTCCTAATGCCCCCTTCTTCCCACACCCTCACTGCCTTCCAGTGCTGTATGGACATGGCTGGGTGATGGCACCCAGTGGCCCATACTCCAGGATGTGCTGCACCCTCCATGTGCCCATCCCCGCTCTGCTCTCCTCTGTACTCCCCACTTCTCAGGCCAGGACCCTGGGCCTCCCCACCAGGAGCAGATCTCATCTTGCTGGGGTGCCAGGGGGGCGCTTGGAGCACTGTCACCCAGGAGAGTCCTGTCCTCACCCACACGGGCTCCCCAGGCGCACCCTTTGATTCAGCTGTGTTGGGAAAGCCAAGCCGAtgtggggggagaagcagggatgaCTCCTGATGGGGCATAGCAGCCAGCATCCTGTAGCCATGGTCCTTGGCGATGGGCCCTCTGTGGAGCCAGGGTGTGCCATGGGGTACCCCtgtgggcctggctgctagggggCAGAGAAGAAAGAGGCATCAGCAGGGACAGGAGGACTCAGGAGTCCAGGTGGGCTTCCAGGCTGAGCAGCACAGAACAGGGACAGGGCTACCTCCTTACCCTCCATggacccagccccacctgcccatGTGGATGCAAGGAAGGCAGCAGGCTCTGGGGACTGTGTCGGGGAGACAGGATGAGGCCCCCAGGTCTGATACTGCAGATGGTTCATCCACTGTGTGGGGCCAGGGAGGTGTCTCCCAGAGTGTGAGTGCAGAGGCAGGTCCAATGTCCAGGCGGACACCCAGTCCtgtggagagggggaagagaaatcaACTGAGTATGTGGATGATTCCAGAACCCATCATGCTTCAAGGCAGAGCACATGCTAAGCAGGGTTAGGCCAGGCCAGTgctttggggggtgagggagagaaccCAAAAAGTGTGGGGAGGAAGAAGGGCTGCAAAGGGAGGGGCACTCTtccctcacagtcagtgctggtCCCAATGCCCCAACACTCTGGTGCCAACTCCCTCTCGCCCAGGAGGTTTAGTGTGACTAGGCTGTGCCTACCTGGTGCTGAGGGACCCGACTAGGGCTCCCCGTCTCCATCCTTGGGTGAAGAAGCAGGCGCTGCAGAAATTCGCCATAGTCCACCTGAGATGAGCAAGATAGGGATGCGACCCTCTGCCCTTAGTCCCACCACAGGCCCCATCTGGATCCCCCAGGTCTGAATTCCTTCCTGGGTGtctcagcatcctctcctgcccCACGGAATTACTGATTTCCACCCACTCTCTGCACTGGTGGTGCTAAACCATCCTCTTTCTggtggatagaacccaggagttcatccccccacccacacccactgtctaaccactaggcaccacTCCCCTCTGAGAACATGGGCTTGAAGCCAGTCTAATTCTCTTGGGGTGCTGTCCCCTGTCACAGTCTGACTATCCCCAGATGGGGCTCTCTGTGATCACCAGATGTCCTGGTGCTGAGCCCATCTCACCTTCCTCCTCCTTACAGCATCTGTCCtggcccagagcagctccagctgggTCTCCAGGTGACCAAAGTCCCGCAGCAGTTGGCGGTTCTGGTCTCGCGCCTGGCGTTCCCGCACACACAGCTCCTGCCATACCTGGCGCAGCTCAGCTGCCtgtgctccagggctgtggggtgaggcaaGGATGAGTCAGCTCCCACCTGGGCTGTTCCCTGATACACAGCACCCACAGGGGCCCTGAGGGCCTGTTTGCCCCAccctgggagcagggggctctgccccAGCGGGGGTCACCCCTGCACTCACCTTGTCAGCTCCACCCCATCCTGCCAGCAGTACCCCTAATCAGCTCCACCCCTCACCCTCACAGGCAGCAACACCCCAGTTCCTGCTGCTGAGTGTgtcggatggagggaggggggctggataGACGGCGGCAGGGGTGAGCATGCAGTCTGGGTGGTTGGTGGGTGTGCATGGAGAATGGAGGGAGTCGTAGGTTCTTTCATAaatcttaaggccagaagggtccttTAGAGCCCCTAGGCTGACCTCCTGGATGGCCCAGGCCAAGGAGTGTCACCCTGATGCCCAGGCACACGTGCCACTCAAGACTGTGCTGGTCCTTGGGcgatgggggtggcagggggcagcagtgctgggctctgctgggtggGAAGGgtggcagctgcagcagaggggaagagCTGTGCTGGTCTCtatggggggctgggctgtggaggAGGGGGATAGTTCCCGTCTCTGTGGAGGGATGGTGAAGGGGGGCTGTGCTGGTCCCTGTGGGGGTAGGCAGTTGTGCTGTGGAGAAGGGAGGCTGTTCTGGTCCCCATGGAGGGATGGTGAAGGGGGGCTGTGCTGGTCTGTGTGGCAGTGGTGGGGTTGTtccagttgcagtgggggtgggagtggtggCTGTGCAGATCTctgtggaggtggggaggagctgtGCTGGTTCCTATGGGAATGGAGGGGGGGGTTGGGTTGTGGCAGATGAGGCTGTGCTGGTTCCtatgggaatgggggggttgggctGTTGCAGATGGGGCTGTGCTGGTTCCTATGGGAGTGGGCGGGAGCTATGCtggttctagggtgaccagacagcaagtgtgaaaaattgtgacgggggtggggggtaataggaatttatgtaagaaaaacacccaaaaatcgagactgcccctataaaatcgggacatctggtcaccctagctggttCCTTTGAGGGTGGGGGCTATGCTGTGACAGTTAGGGCTGTGCTGGGTcctatgggggtggggaggagctgtgCTAGTCCCTATGTGGAGAGATGGGGGCAGTGCCCATACCTCCTCCAGTGCTGCTTGTGGCTCTGTCCCAGGCCAGGCAGGGGGGAGCTCATCCCGGACATGCTCCCTGTAATCAGCTTGTGGGGGGCCACAAGGCTCCGCTGGGAGGAGTTGCTGTGTCCTTCTGACCCACAGCCCAGTGTCTAACTGAGCCAATCAAGGGAGGCCCCAGGGATTAGTGAGAAAATCCCATTGCAAAGTGGgttgcccccacccctgcagagTCTCAGCAccagctgtgggggggagggcagggggctgaggagtcCTGGGCCCAGTGCATGGacccttcccttgctcccctccccccgcaccatTCAGGAGTcccttgctccctccccccacatctctGCATGGCAAGGTTAATCTCTGCAGCTGTAATTAGCTGGGCCCGCCTGCCATTATAGGGCCCAGGGGACGCCAGGGCCTAGAATAGCTGCAGCCTGTGCCCAGCCAGGACTCCCACgctgagcagagctgggctggggccccaCAGGCATGGGACACAGTCAGGGCTGACCTCAATGCCATAGCGTGGTGCTagagggtgctgtggggtggggctcagtAGCGGGCCAGTCTCCCCTCCCAGTCAGTGCTGGTCCTAATGCCCCAATGCAGCTCTGAAATCTTCTCCCCCTTAGGGTTTAAATTAAATTCACtgtccttccccactccctgtcaCAAACGCACATTTGGCTGTTAAACAGCCAGCCCCCTGCGCtctactccagaggtggctgcatctcagggcTGGATGAGGGATCCTTGTATAGAGAGCCCCTGTGCCCCACCTcagaggcggctgcatctcaGTACGTGAGCTATGCACAGTAGTAGCATTTATATTTATGAAATCCTATTGTCACTGGGAGGCATTTATTGTGCTGAAATTGTGGGAAATCTGGGCAGATCTAATCTTTTTGCAGAAATCAGCTGCCTGAGGGCTGGGCTATGGAGCTTAGCTGTGTCCCATATTCTCTGGGGGTGGCTGTGTGGTTCTGAGGCTGTGCATGCTTCTCTGCACTGGCAGGATGAGCCTGAAGCTTGGGAGAGTAAGAAATATGGGATGATCATAAGCGTCAGCCCTGTGTCTCCATGGCTCAGGCCTGTGACTAGGCACTTGCCTAAGTCCCCCAGTGCTGGGGGAGAGAAGATTACTTTTTAATCTGCATCAGTGTGCAGATTTTAGCATTATAATCTCAGCCAGAACTGGTTCAGTTAGATCTGGACATAGAGGGGCTGGTGTGCTGCCAAGTTATCAGTCCAATACTATCCTCCACCCTGCCACTCATCCGCCTGGGTCCCCTCCCCTGAGTCACTCATCTGCCCTGGTATCCCCTCTTCCCTGCCGCCCTCCGCCCTGGTATCCCCTTCTCCCTATCACCTGTCCACCCTGGTACCCAGTCCTCCCTCTCCCATCCGCCCTGGTATCCCCTCCTCCCTGTCACCCATCCGCCCTGGTATCCCCTCTTCCCTGCTGCCCATCCACCCTGgtatcccctcccccaccgccacCCATCCACCCTGGTATCCCCTCCCCCTtgatcccctgcccccccccccgcccctttgcCCCCCGCTCATCTGTCCTGGTATCCCCTCTTCTCTGCCCGCCATCTCCCTGGTATCCCTCCTCCCTATCACCGTCTGCCCTGGTATCCCCTCCTCCCTGTCACCCATCCGCCCTGGATCCCCTTTTCCCTGCCGCCAATCCACCCTGgtatcccctcccccccgccgcccATCCACCCTGGTATCCCCCCTCCTATCAACTGTCCCCCTGGTACCCCCTCCTCCCTGTCACTCGTCTGCCCTGGTACCTCCCTGTCACCCGCCTCCCTAGATATCCCCCCCCCCTGCCGCCCATCTGTCCTGTATTCCCTCTTCCTTGCCGCCCAATCCTGGtatcccctcctccctgccacccatcACCCTCGTatcctctcccacctgctgcccatCCACCCTGGTATCCACTTCTCCCTGTCACCTGTCTTCCCTGGTATCCCCTCCGCCCTGCCACCCTTGCCCATTCAGACAGGTCTTGCCCACCTTGCACATGGGACTGCCCCCATCAGCTTCCAGTCGTGCAGATAGCAAGGGTCAGAGAGGTGTGTTCCTGAGGGGCTATAAATGGACCCCAATGATCCAGCCAGCCCTCATCTCCTGGCCCAACGGTGCCCCACCACCAACAACCAGTGGGGTGTCCACATCTCTGCAGGTCACTCATCCCACTCCCTGGAAACTATCGGCTGCCATGTCTTCACACTGCCATCTGTGCTGGCATGTTCAGTGTGGgattgctgggggggaggggagagagacagcCTCTGCTCACATACCAGCCCCCCATTGCCTACTCCCCTGAGCTAGCTAGTCCTGTTGCCCTGAGTCTGGTGCCCTCGAGAGGGGAAAAGTCCCAGATCCCACTCCCTGGGCTGGGTATGGCCTATGATCCAGGATGGTCCTTCGCCCTCTGCCAGGGACGTGTGAagccagctgctgccactgccatCTCTCACCTCTCTCACCATTATGGCACAAGGGGGCAATTACTTGCTGCCCCCCTTGTCTTCCACTCTATGACCCCCAACCCCATTTTGCATAGAAGGTCCAGGGACAGAGGGGCACAAGATCCCTGGGGCATGCAGTCTGACCACTAGATGTCCCCCTCACCCTGTGCCAATATGCCCATTGCCTAGGCCTGCTGGGGGCATCTGTGCAGCTGCACCTCCCCTCTCCTTGCTACCCACGGATGCCTCTGCCCTtgccccccactgaccccttCTCTACATGGCAGATCTCTGTGGCCCAGGCCCCAGGGCTTATGGGCAGGGGGATCCCTGTTCTGCTTGGAGCCAGGCTGAGACCTAGCaaacccagctctggaaggggcgCAAGAGTGGGGGACTGGGAATGAGGCACCTGGCCCCTCTACCTGACAACACTCCTGCAGTGAGTCCAGCATCCATCAGTGCCAGCAGCCAGTCACCATCCTCAAGAACCAGCCCTCAGTTCCTCCCCAGACACATCTGCATTGGTCCCTAGAGTCACGTTCAAGGTATGtgtgcctgactgccacccccgccccccaggctCTGGCCACATGGAAGATAACAACCTCCTACTGCTGCCAGTTACGGGCTCCAGTGTCTGCTGAGTGTCAGGGGTCACACCCTGTAGTACCCATGGGGCAATGACCCACAGAGAGCCACCCACCAGAACCACCCACCTGCCCACCATGAGCCACAGACACCAGAGCAGACCAGGCAGCTCACAGAGTCCTTATTGGGGCAGGTTCCCATCCCCCTGACAGTTGCTCAGTATCAGCCTTTTCCTGGGAACCCATTACCCAGGGAATGGCTCATGACGCAGGAGGAGCCAGGCCGTGCCCCCCTTGGGATCCCAGGGAGGGAGTCACTCTCTGCTGGGACACGGGCACCTTGCCACACCACACTACACTGGCGAGAGGTGTGTGCGTGTGGTGTGATTGCACAGGGGGCCAGCTGTGAGTGATTGTGTGTGTGACACTGTGCATGTGTGCAAAGTGTTTAATTTGGGCCAGGGCTTATCAGGGCAGAGCAACCAGCACCTctggcttggcagttcatagtctcagcacctctgggcttgctgcatcaatgaaaaaaaattgcttgagccccggcacctctttcattacagatTAAGCACTGTGTGCAAGGTGTGTGGGTAAACacaagtgggggtggggactgaTAGGATGTGTGCGCTATGTGTGATGGGGCGTGTGCTCGGCGAGCGATGGGGGTTGTCTGTGTGCGATAGGGTGTGTGGTGTTGTGTGCCTGAACAGGGGAGGTTCTCTCCTGCATCCCCGGTGCTAGTGTGAGGGGCCCTGCTCTgttacctggggcagggggtcaagTCCCGCCTCCCCAGAGTTTAGCTGGGCCCTGTGTCTCCCATGCAGTCCTGTGTCCCCATGTGAGTGGCAGCACTAGTGGGAGGTATGGGCCAGTGCTGGGTGGGGGAGCACTAGCGGAGAAAGGCTGGAGTTGGAGGGGAGGGCCACCATCTTGGCCCCAAACCAGAGATGCTGCTGTTCCGTACTGAGCTGCTGTGCGTCCCTCCCAGGCTCCCAGATGCCTCAGTCTCCAGGCTGTGATTGGTGGATTTCCAAATCCAGGTCATGTGCAAACCATCTAGAACCTGCAAACGGACCCATCGCAGGTTCAGGAAGGGGGGAGTGGAGCTTCCCAGTGCAGATCAGGCCTCAGTGGCATCAGTTCAGCTCCAGCCCTCCCaaagggaggggatgcagggggagggcagtgggggtttGTTGTGCAGGATGGGGACTGTcacagggagggagaaaggggccaGCAAAGGGATCTCCCCATGGTGATCTGAGGGCAAGGGGCACAGAAAACCAGGTCCATGATGCCTGTACAGCCCCACGCCCAGGTGTGAGTCTCTAATCTGGACTAAGGTCCCAGCCCCTGTTCAGGCTGCCTTGGGCATTGTGGGGTGGCGGAGTGGGAGGGCCCTGGCTGGGCGCGGGACTCCCCGGGGGGGCAGCGGGCGGTGGAGCATGGCCCTGCGGCGGGTACGCTGGCTCTGCTTGCGCAGCATATAGCGGGAGTACTGACTTCAGGCATGGCCAGCTTGAGGCAGCGCTCGTCGGGGGGGGCCCCGAGCCGGGCACGGGCGGAGGCAGGTCATAGCCCACGATGTCCACATTGGAGCTGGGCTGCCAGGGCCGCAGCTCCTTGTTTCTTGATCTGCGTGGCGGGCGCAGCTGGGGCCGCCCCCCGAAGCAACGGCGCAGCAGCTGTCGGTGCAGGCCCGGCGCAGCGCCCGCACCTCCTCCGCCACGCACTCCCGCCCCGCCTGCGCCACCTTGCGCCAGAAGGGTGGCATTAAAGTGGTCATAGAGCCGGCGTCCAGCCCGTTCCAGGCGCGGGATGCGGGCGGCCAGCACCTCTGAGCTGATGTTGCCCTTGGACCGGGGATCCGCGCATGTTGAGCTTGACGTAGAGCACATCCTCCAGGTCCCAGGAGAGCAGGCGCGCAGCAGCACCAGCGATCATCAAAGTACTCGGCGATCATCACCAGCGAGAAGACCTCCTCCATCTGGCGAATGAAGTTGGACAGGTAGGTGAGGTCAGCAGGGCTGTGGTCGTTGTCCCCGCCAAGGTCGTAGAGCAGGGTGTTGTGGGCGTACATGGAGAACTTGTCCTGAGGGCGGTAGAAGGCCAGCGGGTTGGCCAGGAAGGCTTCCATGGAGCCGTTGGGCACCCGCTTGAAGGCTGAGCAGTACTGGTTGTAGTAGGTGAAGAGCGACTCGAACATGGCAACGGGCTCACGCAGGATGGTGACGTAGAGCGTGTCGTTGGGCATGAGGCGGTGCAGCTCCTGGTGCTGGAAGCGCAGATGGCTGGCGATGATGAGTGGGGGGACGAGTGTGCGGGTGCACGAAGCGGGCGGAGAAGTTTCGGGGGTAGCAGAACTGGTGGTCACAGGCATGGTGGGGCAGCGCCACCGTCACGTTGTGCTGCTCAGCGAAGCGGAAAAGGATGTTCTGCACTGTGGTGCCCGCTGTCTTGTGGGTCTTCAGAAAGGCCACCGAGGTGTGCTTGGGGTGGGAtgatggggctggggggcagcccGGGGAGGAAGGCTTGGGGgacctgctggggagagggggggtcAGCGTGAGGGGCATGGCTAGCCCAGCACTCCCCTGAACCCCTGCCATGATCAGCCCAATGGGCccatccatttcctcctcatgtCCCAGCCCCACATGCCCATCCGGCCCTGTCCCTAGCCCCATGACCACTAGCTCTGCCCCTGTACCATCCCACCCTGCCTACTATCCatgccccactccacccacccctacccccacagccccactcgaCATGCCTCCTGCCTCATCCTCTAGCTAGGCCTCCTCCGTGCTCCAACCCTTCTTCTACCCACTCCCACATGATCCccatcctccagccctccccctcctttgCTCTGTACCAGTTGAGGTGCACGCTCTGGTGGATGAGCAGACTCAGGGTGCtgagtgccagcagcagcagcagcagcagggccttcTTGCGGGACATCATCTTGAGGGCGCATTGCAGAGGAAGGAGGGCGTAGGGCATGGTGGGCACTGGCTCCTCTCTACCTGGGCACCATCCAGACAGGCACCTCTCTCATCATGGAGCCACTGGGCGGGCAGCTGGGCCAGCCTCACGTCggggaggcctgggggaagagggacaGGTGAAATGTTAGCATGCCCACTTCTCACGCTcatgcccccaccctgcccctttgCACCACTCACAACCAGCCCATGCCCCTTTTCACAGGCACGCCTGGTCCCCTTTGCACACCACCGCCTCACACTCCTGCACTCACGCTGACCCTCACGCCCACCTGTGCATTCGTCCTGGGACACAGGATGTTCCAGGCTATAGTCCCCATCTCATAAACGGGACCGACGTTCTTGGGCCCTAGACGTGCTGGGCCCTGCGTGGAGCTGCGTTCAAATGCATGTTGTTCAAACGAGCCCAGCTCAGCGCGTGAGCCAGGTCGCTCTGTATGACAGCCCTGTCCCCAGCATTATTTACTGCTCTGCCAATCTGTGAGCCATGGGCATGTGTTACCAGCACTGAGCTGGTATTTGCTTCCAGACTATTGCATAGCACCAGGCCTAGAACCCATCCCTGCAGACTCCACTAGAAGCAGTCCCACTGTCTGACAATCCCCCTTGACAATCCCCATCGAGCTCTATCAGTTAGACagtttttaatctagttaatagGGGCTCATGACTGCGCTCTTCAGGATCCAAGACACATTTCAGAGCAGACTCCAGAGGGAGCAAAAGTCCACGGAGTTTATTGAGGCAGCTCCCCACATCCTCCCTGGGCAGGGGATCCCAACGATCCCCACGAGGCCCCACAAACCTGGCCCAGGCAGCACGGACAGCCTGATAGTCATTTTGGACTAAAGCAAAGAAATAATCCCAAACGCAAACTCAACAGTTCTGTGCCAGACCTAGCATCTTCTGGAGGACTCTGGCAatcagcagtctcagcagaggggcTGAGCTTGGCCTCTCCCCAGGAAGCAAAGCAAAGGAAAGGAGATCTATTCTCCACCCTGATTAGCCAGCTACTGAGCTGTTCTCCAGTGCTGTCCCCTTGTAACTTTACCGGACAGCGTATGTCTGTGTAATGGGGCAGGTCTCAGTGGGTCCATAGCACCCCATTAACCCTTGCTGGCTGAGGCCACATCTACTCTACAAACTTTGGTTGGCGCAAGTTGCATCGGCGCACAGTCACCAAAGCGTGTATATTGCTCATGTGCATGCACACTTGGCTGATTGTGTTGGAGCTGCGTGTGCCCACCAAGAGTACTTGTGCCAATGCAAAGTGTAGTACACCACGGGCAGGTAACCCAGTGCGCCATGCGCTGCCATCCCATGCAATGCCCTCGAGGAAATTTTCAGAATGTGCTGTGGGAtagaagtgacttacccaaggatCTCTGGGAGATATGGGTCTAGTTCCAGCATGCAACTTCCTCCATCCCCTAATACCatccatatcccataatttttgcaccttttattttttttaaatcccacaaaCCCATGTGAACTTCTCCATGTCCGCCATCTCTGATGGAAGCATGGAGCCCTCACAGCTCTGCACTGTTCTCATGAACACTGTAAATACGGGACTCATAGTCCTCCTGTATTTGCAGACCTGCAGGAAGTACCTCAAAGTTGGGAAACATATGGATTTGTTTGAGGACAGTTAGCTGAAGGACACAGCAAAGAACAATGGTTGT encodes:
- the GAL3ST3 gene encoding LOW QUALITY PROTEIN: galactose-3-O-sulfotransferase 3 (The sequence of the model RefSeq protein was modified relative to this genomic sequence to represent the inferred CDS: inserted 4 bases in 3 codons; deleted 5 bases in 3 codons): MPYALLPLQCALKMMSRKKALLLLLLLALSTLSLLIHQSVHLNWSPKPSSPGCPPAPSSHPKHTSVAFLKTHKTAGTTVQNILFRFAEQHNVTVALPHHACDHQFCYPRNFSARFVHPHTRPPTIIASHLRFQHQELHRLMPNDTLYVTILREPVAMFESLFTYYNQYCSAFKRVPNGSMEAFLANPLAFYRPQDKFSMYAHNTLLYDLGGDNDHSPADLTYLSNFIRQMEEVFSLVMIAEYFDDRWXAAARLLSWDLEDVLYVKLNARIPGPRATSAQRCWPPASRAWNGLDAGSMTTLMPPFWRKVAQAGRECVAEEVRALRRAHRQLLRRCFGGRPQLRPPRRSRNKELRPWQPSSNVDIVGYDLPPPVPGSGXPPDERCLKLAMPEXQYSRYMLRKQSQRTRRRAMLHRPLPPRGVPRPARALPLRHPTMPKAA